From Oncorhynchus gorbuscha isolate QuinsamMale2020 ecotype Even-year unplaced genomic scaffold, OgorEven_v1.0 Un_scaffold_1449, whole genome shotgun sequence, one genomic window encodes:
- the LOC124022845 gene encoding partner and localizer of BRCA2-like has product MTEGVLTLSHTLKAPAGGSLVDVCCVSWLSVGVCVAVAGEWEVCVWGQNNPPYWRRLHTWTFIESVMSVFPVSDAPGLLCVTLGQLEIREARVLCCSSLSQAVLCEGEIHMVVGMSNRRLVSSSYSVATTPLQVYTLTQDGRLQACLSLVCPTERVQTMAAVEGQTDALIGSTHGGHVVLWNVATGQLLRSINLGDGFTDTTCLRGYSLCGVLFVLLQHPSLCAVEEEEGGALFSLVATNPLTGTVALATRLGLPKACTGRLVEVDVHGSSVVGVFRSGSVCVWQLGGRQGQQGVWFPELGCQLARWGAQGTVLTAHLNGDVCLHRYRPL; this is encoded by the exons ATGACAGAGGGTGTCTTaacgctctctcacacactgaaG gccccTGCAGGAGGCAGCCTGGTGGATGTGTGCTGTGTGTCGTGGCTGTCAGTAGGTGTATGTGTAGCGGTGGCAGGAGAGTGGGAGGTGTGTGTTTGGGGTCAGAACAACCCCCCATACTGGAGACGACTCCACACCTGGACCTTCATAGAA tcaGTGATGTCAGTGTTTCCTGTGTCGGACGCTCCTGGGCTTCTGTGTGTGACTCTGGGCCAGCTGGAAATCAGAGAGGCCAG ggtcctgtgctGCTCCAGTCTGTCCCAGGCGGTGCTGTGTGAGGGGGAGATCCACATGGTGGTGGGCATGTCCAACCGAAGGCTGGTTAGCTCCTCCTACTCTGTCGCCACAACCCCGCTGCaggtctacacactgacacaggaTGGCAG GCTGCAGGCCTGCCTGTCTTTGGTCTGTCCTACTGAGCGCGTGCAGACCATGGCGGCGGTGGAGGGACAGACTGACGCTCTGATTGGCTCAACCCACGGAGGACATGTTGTTCTGTG gaaCGTGGCGACGGGGCAGCTGCTGCGGAGCATCAATCTGGGAGATGGTTTCACGGATACGACCTGCCTCCGAGGATACTCCCTCTGC GGGGTGCTGTTTGTCCTGTTGCAACACCCGTCCCTGTGTgctgtggaggaggaagagggaggggctcTGTTCTCGCTGGTCGCCACCAACCCTCTGACTGGCACCGTCGCCCTGGCAACCAGATTAGGCCTCCCCAAAGCCTGCACCgggag GCTGGTGGAGGTTGATGTCCATGGATCCAGTGTGGTTGGGGTTTTCCGGTCCGgctccgtgtgtgtgtggcagcttgGGGGGCGTCAGGGCCAGCAGGGGGTCTGGTTCCCAGAGCTGGGGTGTCAGCTCGCCCGTTGGGGGGCGCAGGGAACTGTCCTGACGGCACACCTCAATGGAGACGTCTGCTTACACCGCTACAGACCACTCTGA